The following are encoded in a window of Legionella geestiana genomic DNA:
- a CDS encoding sigma-70 family RNA polymerase sigma factor: protein MLGVECYKAIDGQEALTDFVKEHAPLVKKIALQIKSRVPQQIELDDLLQSGLTGLLEARNTYSAAENASFSTWAYLKIQCAMFDFLRKSTGMTRELSQHIKKVDEARKALENSRDTPVAAKDVAEVMGVSLTQFAKISGEISTYKALSVQEPETTDDIACEKIPTPHDSHEHEHTRRTLKSMLETLPKREQILLSLYYNEDISFREIGDILGLTEARISQLHSACLEKMRRKFLSHSQGNVHD from the coding sequence GTGCTGGGAGTGGAGTGTTACAAAGCCATTGACGGGCAGGAAGCGCTGACTGATTTTGTTAAGGAACACGCGCCGCTTGTGAAAAAAATCGCGCTGCAAATCAAGAGCCGGGTGCCGCAGCAGATAGAGCTTGATGATTTGCTCCAGTCCGGGTTGACCGGCCTGCTGGAGGCGCGCAATACCTATTCAGCAGCTGAAAATGCCTCGTTTTCCACCTGGGCCTATCTCAAAATTCAATGTGCAATGTTTGATTTTTTGCGTAAAAGCACCGGCATGACGCGCGAACTGAGCCAGCATATCAAAAAAGTGGATGAGGCACGCAAGGCGCTCGAAAACAGCCGCGACACCCCGGTAGCAGCAAAGGATGTCGCCGAAGTAATGGGTGTCTCATTGACGCAGTTTGCAAAAATATCAGGGGAAATCAGTACCTATAAAGCACTTAGCGTTCAGGAGCCCGAAACCACCGATGACATCGCGTGCGAAAAAATTCCGACCCCGCATGATTCGCATGAGCACGAACACACGCGCCGCACGCTGAAAAGCATGCTGGAAACGCTGCCAAAACGCGAGCAGATTCTACTCTCACTGTATTACAACGAGGATATCAGTTTTCGCGAAATTGGTGATATCCTTGGATTGACTGAAGCACGGATTTCACAGCTTCACTCTGCATGCCTTGAAAAAATGCGCCGCAAATTTCTTTCACACTCGCAAGGGAATGTTCATGATTGA
- a CDS encoding flagellar hook-length control protein FliK, translated as MQVLPFPVLPTSPQSPAATDLPVPLPFEDMLFQVADKTLPREQPAIQDMAVPLEEPATDEDTDVLEEVMEFCHVMEPSRIPDAPLPVPTLQPVNIQLAGTGIEAAAESHESPEPNGTEVLTYLSDRVDSAAGQIRAPVPLDTKTTPAPVNTETTPAPLAFSPPPQSLNAQETEPPAAPVSRVLAETLSPLPVTDVQAPEAPLPAARANTKAAATETPAAPLTTTPPLTAPVPREAPGELRPAFQKPAPEAAVSRILEGISRPAALKNTPETQALRDFELAESIESSSASAIMPRDIAPETTEVREALFGALTQFFNTRENTQPVSVGTKDTLPGMPREFSPMLQTRLSSLRWQPQAADMRASAKIDAFSARIRVYPANLGEVLANIEVRDGVASVRFGTDNTEVRHFLESTTPELREAFNASRLVLDEVFVQSGLSQQQEQQDARKSPFETPRFLTEDTPEAPGAPSREPALNSDSLVDAWA; from the coding sequence ATGCAGGTTTTACCCTTCCCGGTTTTACCGACCTCCCCACAGTCGCCGGCAGCAACCGATCTGCCTGTACCGCTGCCGTTTGAGGACATGCTGTTTCAGGTTGCGGATAAAACGCTGCCGCGAGAACAGCCCGCCATTCAAGACATGGCTGTACCTCTCGAGGAGCCGGCGACTGATGAGGACACTGATGTGCTTGAAGAGGTGATGGAATTTTGTCACGTCATGGAACCGTCACGCATTCCTGACGCGCCACTGCCCGTACCGACACTGCAACCCGTAAATATTCAATTAGCGGGCACGGGCATTGAGGCAGCGGCTGAAAGCCATGAATCCCCAGAGCCAAACGGCACCGAAGTGCTCACGTACCTCAGTGACCGCGTTGATTCAGCAGCTGGCCAAATAAGAGCCCCCGTGCCTCTGGATACAAAAACCACCCCCGCGCCTGTGAATACAGAAACCACCCCCGCGCCTCTGGCCTTCTCACCGCCACCACAATCTCTTAACGCGCAGGAAACTGAGCCACCTGCTGCACCTGTGTCCCGTGTCCTCGCTGAAACCCTTTCTCCATTACCTGTTACAGATGTTCAAGCGCCGGAAGCGCCCCTGCCTGCTGCTCGAGCTAACACTAAGGCCGCAGCTACAGAGACTCCTGCCGCGCCACTCACCACCACGCCGCCCCTTACGGCACCAGTGCCTCGGGAGGCGCCGGGTGAACTGCGTCCGGCATTTCAGAAACCCGCGCCTGAAGCGGCTGTTTCCCGCATTTTAGAAGGTATTTCCCGACCGGCGGCGCTTAAAAATACACCTGAAACACAGGCATTGCGAGACTTCGAGCTTGCAGAATCCATCGAATCTTCCAGTGCCAGCGCCATAATGCCTCGGGACATCGCGCCTGAAACCACGGAGGTGCGTGAAGCGCTCTTTGGCGCACTGACGCAGTTTTTTAACACCCGCGAAAATACGCAACCCGTATCTGTGGGCACTAAGGACACACTGCCAGGGATGCCTCGTGAATTTTCTCCGATGCTGCAGACCCGTTTGTCATCACTGCGCTGGCAACCGCAGGCCGCCGATATGCGGGCGAGTGCAAAGATTGATGCTTTTAGCGCGCGTATCCGCGTTTACCCGGCAAATCTTGGGGAAGTTCTCGCTAATATTGAGGTGCGAGACGGTGTTGCAAGTGTGCGTTTTGGCACCGACAACACCGAGGTACGCCATTTTCTGGAGAGCACTACACCAGAACTTCGTGAAGCCTTTAACGCATCCCGGCTGGTGCTTGATGAAGTCTTTGTGCAAAGCGGCCTGTCTCAGCAACAAGAGCAGCAGGATGCCCGTAAATCCCCCTTTGAAACACCTCGATTTCTGACGGAAGACACGCCCGAAGCGCCTGGCGCACCTTCGCGCGAACCCGCGTTAAACTCTGACTCTCTGGTGGATGCATGGGCATGA
- the flgB gene encoding flagellar basal body rod protein FlgB: MQIASADVRSFLEVGETMIGASFLGLEEKALKLCETRASLIAQNIANGATPNYKARDIDFQKALREAQGRHTLDTSNAGHISSTHQQDGATLLYRTPMQSSMDNNTVDDEIERKNFMQNALRFQASLGFSHAKMSQLLKAIRGE; the protein is encoded by the coding sequence ATGCAAATTGCTTCAGCGGACGTGCGTTCATTCCTCGAGGTTGGAGAAACCATGATTGGAGCAAGCTTTTTAGGACTTGAAGAAAAAGCCCTGAAACTCTGTGAAACCCGTGCGAGTCTTATTGCCCAAAATATTGCCAATGGTGCCACGCCAAATTACAAGGCGCGCGACATTGACTTCCAGAAAGCCCTGCGTGAAGCTCAGGGTCGCCATACCCTCGACACATCCAATGCCGGACACATCAGCTCTACCCATCAACAGGATGGCGCTACGCTCCTTTATCGCACACCCATGCAGTCCAGCATGGATAACAACACCGTTGATGACGAAATTGAGCGCAAAAACTTCATGCAAAACGCCCTGCGCTTCCAGGCAAGCCTTGGATTCAGTCACGCTAAAATGAGCCAGCTGCTTAAAGCCATACGTGGAGAATGA
- the flgC gene encoding flagellar basal body rod protein FlgC, producing MSNGLEGVFPKITSLLSAESQRINIIASNLSNAGNISGSEASAYHSKHPVFSEVQQQIAGLAGDEQPIGGVQVTDVVQSQTPLEWDYQPDNPMADAQGRVYMTDVNPIEDMADMIASARQYQAGVEVLNTTRKLMQQAIRTIRE from the coding sequence ATGTCAAACGGACTTGAGGGTGTTTTTCCCAAAATTACCAGTCTGCTGAGTGCCGAAAGTCAGCGCATCAACATTATTGCCAGTAACCTGTCCAACGCCGGCAACATCAGCGGCAGCGAAGCATCCGCCTATCACAGCAAACACCCGGTATTTTCTGAGGTGCAGCAGCAGATTGCGGGGCTTGCCGGTGACGAGCAGCCCATTGGCGGCGTACAGGTTACGGATGTCGTTCAAAGCCAGACACCGCTCGAATGGGATTACCAGCCAGATAATCCCATGGCAGACGCGCAGGGGCGCGTCTACATGACCGATGTCAACCCGATTGAAGACATGGCCGACATGATTGCGTCTGCGCGCCAGTATCAGGCAGGCGTTGAGGTATTGAATACCACACGCAAACTGATGCAGCAGGCGATTCGTACCATCCGTGAATAA
- a CDS encoding FlgD immunoglobulin-like domain containing protein: protein MGLVSEIGNMGSGLQAGLNKTAELSQESFMKLLLAQLKLQSPTNPFDSNTMMQQISQLTTLGATQDLKKTVEALGQSTQTTQVLEAARLVGQKVQIPSGTGMLVANEGLDGSVILPNDVEKVVVTIRDEKDQVVKTIELGASPAGVLDFHWDGLDASGNALSAGSYKISASAGAQGESSAVPTAATFRVNSVALDRRGNGVILNVDGLGGVSMQEILKIL, encoded by the coding sequence ATGGGGCTTGTAAGTGAAATTGGAAACATGGGCTCCGGCCTTCAGGCCGGACTCAATAAAACTGCGGAGCTCTCACAGGAAAGCTTCATGAAACTGCTGCTCGCGCAGCTCAAGCTTCAAAGTCCGACCAACCCCTTTGACAGCAACACGATGATGCAGCAGATTTCTCAGCTGACCACCCTTGGCGCCACACAAGATCTGAAAAAAACCGTTGAAGCACTGGGTCAAAGCACCCAGACGACACAGGTACTGGAAGCAGCGCGCCTTGTCGGGCAGAAAGTGCAAATCCCAAGCGGGACGGGCATGCTGGTAGCCAACGAGGGTCTCGATGGTTCCGTCATTCTGCCAAATGACGTAGAAAAAGTGGTAGTTACGATTCGAGATGAAAAAGACCAGGTCGTAAAAACCATTGAACTGGGGGCTTCTCCTGCGGGGGTACTTGATTTTCACTGGGATGGCCTTGATGCGTCTGGCAACGCCCTATCAGCCGGCTCTTACAAGATTTCAGCCTCCGCTGGTGCGCAGGGAGAAAGCAGCGCGGTTCCTACCGCCGCCACCTTTCGCGTCAACAGTGTAGCGCTTGATAGACGCGGTAATGGTGTCATTCTTAACGTTGATGGTCTCGGCGGGGTTTCCATGCAGGAGATTCTCAAGATACTATAG
- a CDS encoding flagellar hook protein FlgE — protein sequence MGVGNIANSSMQAAMRNMEVISNNIANVNTPGFKRSSLNFSELYAGNVSDSRQPGLGVRIDSLRQNFSTGRLDSTNSQLDMSLNNDAFFIQRDPFSGTTHYTRAGHFNMDNDGYIYGFSGRVQGFPAKDGVILNSANLVDLQIPNSPLPAKATEKTQIKLNLNAGDEAKTVPFDVSEPNSYNYRSDLTVFDSLGNEGKLSVYYIKQADNSWTAQMLMNGQNIGTGSLTFDGSNGALAAATGFDALSWNPTGGATSPQAFSMDLTGSTQSVMDSREYSKDQNGYPAGIPREYNIDDSGKLNIYYSNGESRYAGQIALARFTAPQGLAKADNMSWLATPDAGDPIINSDNSEGNFSIGTLELSNVDITEELVKLMGAQHDFQASAQIQQTYNQVLQTIEKL from the coding sequence ATGGGCGTTGGAAATATTGCTAACAGCAGCATGCAGGCCGCCATGCGCAACATGGAAGTCATCAGTAACAACATTGCCAACGTAAATACGCCGGGCTTCAAGCGCTCCAGTCTAAACTTTTCTGAACTTTACGCAGGAAATGTCAGTGACAGCCGCCAGCCAGGCCTTGGCGTTCGCATCGACAGCCTGCGCCAGAATTTTTCCACAGGCCGCCTTGACTCGACTAACAGCCAGCTGGACATGAGCCTTAATAACGATGCTTTTTTCATTCAGCGCGACCCTTTCAGCGGCACGACACACTACACCCGCGCCGGCCACTTTAACATGGACAATGACGGGTACATTTACGGATTCAGCGGCCGCGTGCAGGGGTTTCCTGCCAAAGACGGCGTCATTCTGAACTCTGCAAACCTTGTGGACTTGCAAATCCCAAACTCCCCGCTTCCTGCAAAGGCCACGGAAAAAACTCAAATTAAGCTCAATCTCAATGCGGGAGACGAAGCTAAAACCGTACCATTCGATGTCTCAGAGCCGAATTCTTACAATTATCGCTCAGACCTGACTGTCTTTGACAGCCTCGGGAACGAAGGCAAGCTTTCAGTCTATTACATAAAACAGGCAGACAATTCCTGGACTGCGCAAATGTTAATGAATGGCCAGAATATTGGCACCGGCAGCCTGACCTTTGATGGCAGCAATGGCGCTCTGGCAGCAGCTACTGGCTTTGACGCGCTGAGCTGGAACCCTACCGGAGGTGCTACGTCTCCGCAGGCGTTTTCAATGGATTTGACCGGCTCTACGCAATCGGTCATGGACAGCCGTGAATATTCCAAAGACCAGAACGGGTATCCTGCAGGTATTCCCAGAGAATACAATATTGATGATTCCGGTAAGCTTAATATCTATTACAGCAATGGCGAATCCCGATATGCGGGCCAGATAGCGCTCGCACGCTTCACGGCTCCTCAGGGGCTTGCAAAAGCAGATAACATGTCATGGCTTGCTACACCGGATGCGGGCGACCCCATCATTAATTCCGATAACTCCGAGGGAAACTTCAGTATTGGCACGCTTGAGCTTTCAAATGTCGATATTACCGAGGAGCTCGTCAAACTGATGGGCGCACAGCACGATTTCCAGGCAAGTGCCCAAATTCAGCAAACCTATAACCAGGTTTTGCAAACCATTGAGAAACTCTGA
- a CDS encoding flagellar basal body rod protein FlgF, translating into MVDKALFVDMGGAKSAMRSLRVIANNLANTNTVGFRADFETAKPHKSHANDKLQTRVYAASMDGWSDMRQGPITDTGRDLDVAIRGKGFIAVQTKEGQEAYTRAGNLEIGANGVLMTARGDIVRGVQGLINIPPSSRITISESGVVTVQPMGQGSLDLANVGQIKIVDIPAANLKKGVDGLYYPKDGINPAPSSDVTLVSGALEGSNVDPVQALTSLIDMSRQFEIHTRLMKSVEDNSGKVNQLLADSEA; encoded by the coding sequence ATGGTCGATAAGGCCCTTTTCGTTGACATGGGGGGTGCAAAAAGTGCAATGCGCTCCCTGCGTGTGATAGCGAACAATCTTGCAAACACCAATACGGTTGGTTTTCGTGCTGACTTTGAAACGGCCAAGCCGCATAAATCGCACGCAAACGATAAATTGCAGACGCGTGTTTATGCAGCTTCCATGGATGGCTGGTCGGATATGCGTCAGGGACCAATTACCGATACCGGGCGTGATTTGGATGTTGCCATTCGCGGCAAGGGGTTTATTGCCGTTCAAACCAAAGAAGGTCAGGAAGCCTATACCCGCGCAGGAAACCTCGAAATCGGTGCAAACGGTGTTCTAATGACCGCTCGTGGGGACATTGTCAGAGGCGTTCAGGGGCTCATTAATATCCCCCCCTCAAGTAGAATCACCATCAGCGAGTCTGGCGTTGTGACCGTACAGCCCATGGGGCAGGGTTCGCTTGATTTAGCGAACGTCGGACAAATTAAAATCGTTGATATTCCAGCGGCCAATCTAAAAAAAGGCGTTGACGGCCTTTATTATCCTAAAGATGGAATAAATCCCGCCCCATCCTCCGATGTAACACTCGTTTCAGGAGCACTTGAGGGCAGTAATGTTGACCCTGTGCAGGCGCTGACAAGCCTTATCGACATGTCGCGCCAGTTTGAAATTCATACGCGCCTGATGAAGTCTGTGGAGGACAATTCAGGTAAAGTGAATCAACTGCTCGCAGACAGTGAAGCGTAA
- the flgG gene encoding flagellar basal-body rod protein FlgG → MMDAAMRVAESGLKAHHRNIEVISNNLANANTTSFKKNRAGFEDLAYQVLRQPGSPTSDVTNSPTGMLVGTGVRVADNKKLFTDGPIIQTGNAWDVAIAGRGFLRIQIPNQPNPAFTRAGNLQVNELGQFVLPNGYLLDPPLIIPEGTLSVQISRDGVVNVKTNAGLQEIGRLELTDFMNPAGLEAIGENLYRETIASGQPITGIPGNDGLGTIEQFSLESSNVNVVEEMVNLIEAQRSFEVTSKAISAIDSMLQNLSREI, encoded by the coding sequence ATGATGGATGCAGCAATGCGCGTTGCCGAATCAGGACTTAAGGCACACCACCGTAACATTGAAGTCATCAGTAACAACCTCGCCAACGCGAATACCACCTCTTTTAAGAAAAACCGCGCGGGCTTTGAGGATTTGGCCTATCAGGTTCTGCGACAACCCGGTAGTCCTACTTCTGATGTCACAAACTCGCCTACCGGTATGCTCGTCGGTACAGGGGTGCGTGTTGCGGATAATAAGAAGCTTTTTACAGATGGCCCTATCATCCAGACAGGAAACGCATGGGATGTCGCCATCGCCGGACGCGGCTTTTTGCGCATTCAAATTCCCAATCAGCCAAACCCGGCCTTTACCCGTGCAGGAAACCTTCAGGTCAATGAGCTTGGGCAGTTTGTGCTGCCAAACGGCTATCTGCTTGACCCGCCTCTGATAATTCCCGAAGGCACCCTTTCGGTTCAAATCAGTCGCGATGGCGTTGTGAATGTAAAAACAAACGCGGGTCTTCAGGAAATCGGTCGTCTGGAATTAACGGATTTCATGAATCCCGCGGGACTTGAAGCCATCGGTGAAAACCTTTACCGGGAAACCATCGCGAGCGGGCAGCCCATCACCGGTATTCCAGGGAATGATGGTCTTGGAACCATCGAGCAGTTTTCCCTCGAAAGTTCAAACGTTAACGTCGTCGAAGAAATGGTAAACCTTATTGAGGCGCAACGCTCTTTTGAAGTCACCTCAAAAGCCATTTCTGCCATCGACAGTATGCTGCAAAATCTGAGTCGGGAAATATAA
- a CDS encoding flagellar basal body L-ring protein FlgH has protein sequence MATLVLISGCNVLYPPMMYPPAAPIDRPPPPKKNGTVYQAGYDVHLYEDPIASRVGDILTVRLEEGTKGEYRAQTRTNKLASLDYPVPIVFGQSIPAMEVQTDTEQVFDSRGDSNQSGKLFGTMSVTVVRVLANHNLMVQGETWVTINQGQDYLQLTGIVRPQDIGPNNVVSSQRIAGAQIKFGARGQAGYATQGGLFTRIFNRFYPY, from the coding sequence ATGGCCACTCTAGTCCTGATTTCAGGCTGTAATGTGCTGTATCCACCCATGATGTACCCGCCGGCGGCTCCCATTGACCGCCCGCCGCCGCCGAAAAAAAACGGTACCGTCTACCAGGCAGGCTATGATGTACACCTGTATGAAGACCCCATCGCTTCACGCGTTGGCGATATATTAACGGTGCGACTGGAGGAAGGCACAAAAGGTGAATACCGTGCTCAGACACGAACCAATAAACTTGCCTCGCTTGATTATCCCGTGCCCATAGTTTTTGGCCAGTCCATTCCCGCAATGGAAGTACAGACCGATACCGAACAGGTGTTTGACAGTCGCGGAGACAGCAATCAAAGCGGCAAGCTTTTTGGCACCATGTCGGTGACCGTTGTGAGAGTACTTGCCAACCATAATCTCATGGTTCAGGGTGAAACCTGGGTCACCATTAACCAGGGGCAGGATTACCTGCAGCTTACCGGTATTGTAAGACCTCAGGACATTGGGCCCAACAACGTGGTGTCCTCGCAACGCATTGCCGGTGCGCAAATCAAGTTTGGGGCAAGAGGTCAGGCGGGATATGCGACCCAGGGTGGTCTGTTCACGCGAATTTTCAACCGCTTCTACCCCTATTGA
- the flgK gene encoding flagellar hook-associated protein FlgK, translating into MTSLFTIGLNSLFASQYAISVASQNLANKDNASYSRRVVDLRESWSRWQMSGVNVADVRRIVDDVTNRRLLQRTSEFGSAGMTLQNLQGLEKVLENSGNNTGTQINETLNALKALNASPASAQSRQLYILQLQNLASRFNGLDKEIRDQSQNTVQSLQNQVSFVNETTQKIATLNDEISTAGRADNIAPLLDERDRLLSELSKRIGFTMQEDDRHRVSLTLTNGLPLIQDIRANALYAYPSPTGEPVTEIGIEVGGVRQAITSGISEGEIGSLLTWQRTTLTQSRNTLDRLALLIADKINTQNHLGVDLQGNLGGDIFTDINSESMKAGRAIRDSRNQSTVTPTVEILDSAKLEATEYSLYFDSPGHFQLVRKSDQSVVQSGELNAFPATIEGPGFRMTLPAADYATGDRFTVSPTHGGAGNLRVVLPDANRLALAFPVTASTGAGNKGSGNISITEMLSTATDAFSTPKSLNPPLRIEFITPTSFRLLNATDNSVIEDNIAYNPAEGLTLFPTAGGYDPGFRVAISGELEAGDTFSIAYNLNDTANNRNGQAMEALFDLNLLDNGSLNFVGAWNALKSDVSTQAWSADIVFKTQEGLFDQAEAARHQVSGVSMEEELMHIDEIEKTFRASAQILTAASEMFDVIIGIARRT; encoded by the coding sequence ATGACGTCATTGTTTACCATTGGGCTGAACAGTCTTTTTGCCTCCCAGTATGCCATTTCTGTGGCAAGCCAGAACCTCGCCAACAAGGATAACGCGTCCTACAGCCGCCGCGTGGTTGACCTGCGCGAATCCTGGAGCCGCTGGCAGATGAGCGGTGTCAATGTCGCTGACGTTCGCAGGATTGTTGATGATGTCACCAACCGCAGACTTTTGCAGCGCACCTCCGAGTTTGGAAGCGCCGGCATGACGCTGCAAAACCTTCAAGGACTTGAAAAAGTTCTTGAAAACAGCGGAAACAATACCGGCACCCAGATTAACGAAACCCTGAACGCACTTAAAGCGCTGAACGCCTCACCCGCCTCCGCACAATCGCGCCAGCTCTATATTCTTCAGCTGCAAAACCTTGCCTCCCGTTTCAACGGCCTTGACAAGGAAATCCGGGATCAAAGTCAAAATACAGTGCAGTCCCTGCAAAACCAGGTCAGTTTTGTCAACGAAACTACGCAAAAGATTGCGACACTGAACGATGAAATCAGCACCGCAGGACGCGCCGATAATATCGCTCCGCTGCTTGATGAGCGCGACCGGCTGCTGTCAGAGCTTTCAAAACGGATTGGCTTTACCATGCAGGAAGACGACCGCCACCGCGTCTCCCTCACGCTTACAAACGGCCTGCCTCTCATACAGGATATCCGTGCCAACGCGCTCTATGCCTACCCCTCCCCCACTGGCGAGCCCGTCACTGAAATTGGTATTGAGGTGGGAGGCGTACGCCAGGCTATCACCTCTGGAATCAGCGAGGGAGAAATTGGCAGCCTGCTCACCTGGCAGCGCACCACTCTGACTCAGAGCCGAAATACACTTGACCGTCTTGCACTGCTCATTGCCGACAAAATCAACACACAGAATCACCTTGGTGTTGATTTACAGGGCAATCTTGGCGGGGATATTTTTACCGATATCAACAGCGAATCCATGAAAGCCGGTCGCGCAATTCGCGACAGCAGAAACCAGTCAACCGTGACGCCAACCGTTGAAATTCTCGATTCCGCAAAGCTCGAAGCTACCGAATACAGCCTGTATTTTGACAGCCCCGGCCACTTTCAGCTGGTGAGAAAATCAGACCAGTCAGTGGTGCAGTCCGGTGAGTTAAACGCCTTTCCAGCCACCATCGAAGGACCTGGTTTTCGCATGACGCTGCCGGCAGCTGACTACGCCACAGGCGATCGCTTTACTGTTTCACCAACGCATGGCGGAGCCGGCAATCTTAGAGTGGTTTTGCCGGATGCCAACCGTCTCGCACTCGCCTTCCCGGTTACCGCGAGTACGGGAGCAGGTAATAAGGGAAGTGGAAATATCAGCATCACCGAGATGCTGAGTACTGCTACAGACGCTTTTTCAACACCGAAAAGCCTGAACCCGCCGCTTCGAATTGAATTCATCACGCCAACGAGCTTTCGTTTGTTAAATGCGACTGACAACAGTGTCATTGAGGACAACATTGCCTACAATCCTGCGGAGGGTTTAACGCTCTTCCCAACTGCAGGTGGTTATGACCCGGGCTTTAGAGTAGCGATTTCGGGCGAACTTGAGGCCGGAGACACCTTTTCCATAGCCTATAACCTGAACGATACCGCCAACAACCGAAATGGACAGGCGATGGAAGCGCTTTTTGACCTGAACCTGCTCGACAACGGCAGCCTGAATTTTGTAGGGGCCTGGAACGCACTCAAAAGTGATGTATCGACACAGGCCTGGTCGGCAGACATCGTCTTCAAGACGCAGGAAGGACTCTTCGACCAGGCGGAAGCCGCCCGTCACCAGGTTTCGGGGGTAAGCATGGAAGAAGAATTGATGCACATTGACGAGATTGAAAAAACCTTCAGAGCCAGCGCGCAGATTCTAACCGCCGCCAGCGAAATGTTTGATGTGATTATTGGTATTGCAAGGAGAACCTGA
- the flgL gene encoding flagellar hook-associated protein FlgL — MRLPSLSQFKSQIQSLTRQQQNIDALQKQASSWQKIQHASEDPLLANRIQSMEDYLTGLDGYTANGKLAQSRATLIDSTIQSSIGKINRAQELLQQAQSGSMAPADRRVVAEELKGLVDQLYILTNTRDSNGDYIFSGTAAKSPSFVKGDNGYEYRGSQERLTLTISRGNTVVYGESGMHLFGNMKVGNGSFEVLAHPETNTGSGVASPGKVLNHAEYVADVYEIRMVTNSEGKLAYEVIGQNSGQVIPPPPKTSPDDAPAYVERGDIVFNGLSLQIEGLPAVGDTFTLRPAGTQNMLNTLMQLAESLDTETDTPKQKADLLQELSGFAASLTEVNEYLRTRLSEHGARAKNIDEQVLTNDTLLKDGRIDQKVLREIDPMEVISQMKQSMVTLEITQQSYMKMQEVFYAILNQRQR, encoded by the coding sequence ATGCGACTTCCTTCTCTCAGCCAGTTTAAAAGCCAGATTCAATCGTTAACCCGTCAACAGCAAAACATTGACGCGCTGCAGAAGCAGGCATCAAGCTGGCAAAAGATTCAACATGCCTCTGAAGACCCGCTGCTTGCGAACCGTATTCAATCCATGGAAGATTATCTCACGGGCCTTGATGGCTACACGGCAAACGGCAAGCTCGCTCAAAGCCGAGCCACCCTCATTGACAGCACCATTCAGTCATCCATTGGTAAAATTAACCGCGCCCAGGAACTGCTGCAGCAGGCGCAAAGCGGCAGCATGGCTCCTGCTGACAGGCGAGTGGTCGCTGAGGAATTAAAAGGACTTGTTGATCAGCTCTACATTCTCACCAACACCCGCGACAGCAATGGCGATTACATTTTCTCAGGCACCGCGGCAAAAAGCCCCTCATTTGTTAAAGGAGACAATGGCTATGAATACCGTGGCAGCCAGGAACGCCTGACGCTCACGATTTCACGGGGAAACACGGTGGTGTATGGCGAGTCTGGAATGCACCTTTTTGGTAACATGAAAGTTGGGAATGGCAGTTTTGAAGTACTGGCGCATCCTGAAACCAATACCGGCAGCGGGGTCGCGAGTCCTGGAAAAGTGCTGAACCACGCAGAATATGTCGCGGATGTTTATGAAATACGCATGGTGACCAATTCCGAAGGCAAGCTGGCCTATGAGGTCATCGGCCAAAACAGCGGTCAGGTCATCCCGCCTCCGCCAAAAACATCGCCCGATGATGCGCCGGCCTATGTGGAACGAGGGGATATCGTTTTTAATGGACTGTCTTTGCAGATAGAAGGCCTGCCAGCAGTCGGCGACACCTTTACTCTGCGCCCCGCGGGTACACAAAACATGCTCAATACCCTCATGCAGCTGGCAGAGTCTCTGGATACAGAAACCGACACGCCGAAACAAAAAGCAGATTTACTGCAGGAACTCTCAGGATTTGCAGCTTCACTGACTGAAGTGAATGAATACCTGCGTACCCGCCTCAGTGAACACGGGGCGCGGGCAAAAAATATTGATGAGCAGGTCCTCACCAACGACACACTGCTGAAAGACGGTCGCATCGACCAGAAAGTTTTGCGGGAAATCGACCCGATGGAGGTCATTTCACAGATGAAACAAAGCATGGTAACGCTTGAAATTACCCAGCAGAGCTATATGAAAATGCAGGAAGTGTTTTACGCTATCCTGAATCAGCGACAGCGATAA